A single Anopheles arabiensis isolate DONGOLA chromosome 2, AaraD3, whole genome shotgun sequence DNA region contains:
- the LOC120908836 gene encoding uncharacterized protein LOC120908836 gives MKFTFAFVLIALFAVFAVSQALPQPEEAAAASTTNTDGASANTQLVLELTPEEAAAVEAMGGRGFWKKLWGGVKTAITVGCKLTNCLG, from the coding sequence ATGAAGTTCACCTTCGCTTTCGTCCTGATCGCTCTGTTCGCGGTGTTCGCCGTCTCCCAGGCACTGCCTCAGCCTGAGGAGGCCGCCGCTGCTTCCACTACCAATACTGATGGAGCTAGTGCTAACACCCAGCTCGTGCTGGAGCTTACCCCGGAGGAGGCCGCCGCAGTCGAGGCAATGGGAGGTCGTGGATTCTGGAAAAAGTTGTGGGGAGGCGTCAAAACGGCCATCACCGTTGGCTGCAAGCTGACCAACTGTTTGGGATGA
- the LOC120908840 gene encoding uncharacterized protein LOC120908840 → MKFAFAFVLIALFAVFAVSQAMPQPEEAAASNNDGASANTKIVLELTPEEAAAVEAMGGRGFWKKLWSGVKTVIAVGCQLTSCTG, encoded by the coding sequence ATGAAGTTCGCATTCGCCTTTGTCCTGATCGCTCTGTTCGCGGTGTTCGCCGTTTCCCAGGCTATGCCCCAGCCTGAGGAGGCCGCCGCCTCCAACAACGATGGAGCCAGCGCCAATACCAAGATCGTGCTGGAGCTTACTCCGGAGGAAGCCGCCGCAGTCGAGGCAATGGGAGGTCGTGGATTCTGGAAAAAATTGTGGAGTGGCGTCAAAACGGTCATCGCCGTTGGCTGTCAGCTTACCAGCTGTACGGGATAA
- the LOC120908837 gene encoding uncharacterized protein LOC120908837, with protein sequence MKFTFAFVLIALFAVFAVSQALPQPEEAAAASTTNTDGASANTQLVLELTPEEAAAVEAMGGRGFWKKLWGGVKTAITVGCKLTNCLG encoded by the coding sequence ATGAAGTTCACCTTCGCCTTCGTCCTGATCGCTCTGTTCGCGGTTTTCGCCGTCTCCCAGGCACTGCCTCAGCCTGAGGAGGCCGCCGCTGCTTCCACTACCAATACTGATGGAGCTAGTGCTAACACCCAGCTCGTGCTGGAGCTTACCCCGGAGGAGGCCGCCGCAGTCGAGGCAATGGGAGGTCGTGGATTCTGGAAAAAGTTGTGGGGAGGCGTCAAAACGGCCATCACCGTTGGCTGCAAGCTGACGAACTGCTTGGGATGA
- the LOC120908838 gene encoding uncharacterized protein LOC120908838 yields MKFAFAFVLIALFAVFAVSQALPQPEEAAASSNDGASANTKIVLELTPEEAAAVQAMGGRGFWDSLWKTVKKVITVGCDLIDCKNQQQ; encoded by the coding sequence ATGAAGTTCGCATTCGCCTTCGTCCTGATCGCCCTGTTCGCGGTGTTCGCCGTTTCCCAGGCTCTGCCCCAGCCTGAAGAGGCCGCCGCATCCAGCAACGATGGAGCCAGCGCCAATACCAAGATCGTGCTGGAGCTTACCCCAGAGGAGGCCGCCGCAGTCCAGGCAATGGGAGGCCGAGGATTTTGGGATAGTTTGTGGAAAACTGTCAAGAAGGTCATCACCGTCGGTTGTGATCTGATTGACTGTAAGAATCAACAGCAGTAA
- the LOC120908842 gene encoding uncharacterized protein LOC120908842, translated as MKFTFAFVLIALFAVFAVSQALPQPEEAAASSNDGASANTNIEESAAVEAMGGRWGMGYFSKLWTSVKKVIAVAR; from the coding sequence ATGAAGTTCACCTTCGCCTTCGTCCTGATCGCCCTGTTCGCGGTGTTTGCCGTCTCCCAGGCACTGCCTCAGCCTGAGGAGGCCGCCGCTTCCAGCAACGATGGAGCCAGCGCCAACACTAATATTGAAGAGTCCGCTGCAGTGGAAGCCATGGGAGGCCGCTGGGGGATGGGATATTTCTCAAAATTGTGGACGAGCGTCAAGAAGGTCATCGCCGTTGCCAGATGA
- the LOC120908839 gene encoding uncharacterized protein LOC120908839, translating to MKFTFAFVLIALFAVFAVSQALPQPEEAAAASSTNTDGASANTQLVLELTPEEAAAVEAMGGRGFWKKLWGGVKTAITVGCKLTNCLG from the coding sequence ATGAAGTTCACCTTCGCCTTCGTCCTGATCGCTCTGTTCGCGGTGTTCGCCGTCTCCCAGGCACTGCCTCAGCCTGAGGAGGCCGCCGCTGCTTCCAGTACCAATACTGACGGAGCTAGTGCTAACACCCAGCTCGTGCTGGAGCTTACCCCGGAGGAGGCCGCCGCAGTCGAGGCAATGGGAGGTCGTGGATTCTGGAAAAAGTTGTGGGGAGGCGTCAAAACGGCCATCACCGTTGGCTGCAAGCTGACGAACTGCTTGGGATAA